The following coding sequences lie in one Epinephelus moara isolate mb chromosome 17, YSFRI_EMoa_1.0, whole genome shotgun sequence genomic window:
- the LOC126404715 gene encoding uncharacterized protein LOC126404715 yields the protein MTVIKEYEETGSLKDSTQRLMVNIIMAHMREKEGRGVLKATKEFHGLGIVSLFPSLKDPYSKKGYILQDFLLMFGPETASRFLGKWDTGFKDKVIREARTLRETSLLKKLLTSALNEESDNGRKRPKKISVGEATDHLVKFQKSCQSLEDHLMTTEGNPQPYLLASGTSKAQVSTFYIVLDRKLLPCQPCTSLGAFDELFKSHFVFSVKYDDALSSLYTFLQTTLYNIDIGTTEETPKVKELRAKLLNKQ from the exons ATGACTGTGATCAAAGAGTATGAAGAGACCGGGAGTTTGAAAGATTCCACCCAGCGTTTAATGGTGAACATCATTATGGCTCACATGCGCGAAAAGGAAGG GAGAGGTGTACTTAAGGCAACAAAGGAGTTTCATGGCCTTGGGATTGTGTCGCTCTTCCCATCTTTGAAGGACCCATACTCAAAAAAGGGATAT ATTTTGCAGGACTTCTTGTTGATGTTTGGTCCAGAGACTGCTTCCAGATTCCTGGGAAAATGGGACACCGGATTTAAAGACAAGGTCATCCGAGAGGCCAGGACCCTCAGAGAGACGTCTCTCCTGAAAAAACTGCTGACATCTGCCCTGAATGAAGAATCTG ACAACGGAAGGAAGCGGCCCAAGAAGATCAGTGTCGGAGAGGCAACAGATCATCTGGTGAAATTTCAAAAG tCCTGCCAGAGCCTTGAGGATCACCTCATGACCACTGAAGGAAACCCCCAGCCATATCTTCTGGCCTCAGGGACTTCAAAAGCACAGGTTTCCACCTTCTACATAGTCTTGGATAGAAAACTTCTTCCATGTCAGCCATGTACATCCTTGGGTGCATTTGATGAGCTGTTCAAGTCCcactttgtgttcagtgtgaaATATGACGATGCTCTGTCCAGTCTGTACACATTTTTGCAGACCACGCTGTACAACATTGATATAGGCACAACAGAAGAAACTCCAAAAGTCAAAGAGCTGCGAGCAAAGCTGTTGAACAAGCAGTAA